From the genome of Globicephala melas chromosome 11, mGloMel1.2, whole genome shotgun sequence, one region includes:
- the TMEM63B gene encoding CSC1-like protein 2 isoform X2, with product MLPFLLATLGTTALNNSNPKDYCYSARIRSTVLQGLPFGGVPTVLALDFMCFLALLFLFSILRKVAWDYGRLALVTDADSVASAMHGDSHDRYERLTSVSSSVDFDQRDNGFCSWLTAIFRIKDDEIRDKCGGDAVHYLSFQRHIIGLLVVVGVLSVGIVLPVNFSGDLLENNAYSFGRTTIANLKSGNNLLWLHTSFAFLYLLLTVYSMRRHTSKMRYKEDDLVKRTLFINGISKYAESEKIKKHFEEAYPNCTVLEARPCYNVARLMFLDAERKKAERGKLYFTNLQSKDNVPTMINPKPCGHLCCCVVQGCEQVEAIEYYTKLEQKLKEDYKREKEKVNEKPLGMAFVTFHNETITAIILKDFNVCKCQGCACRGEPRSSSCSESLHISNWTVSYAPDPQNIYWEHLSIRGFIWWLRCLVINVVLFILLFFLTTPAIIITTMDKFNVTKPVEYLNNPIITQFFPTLLLWCFSALLPTIVYYSAFFEAHWTRSGENRTTMHKCYTFLIFMVLLLPSLGLSSLDLFFRWLFDKKFLAEAAIRFECVFLPDNGAFFVNYVIASAFIGNAMDLLRIPGLLMYMIRLCLARSAAERRNVKRHQAYEFQFGAAYAWMMCVFTVVMTYSITCPIIVPFGLMYMLLKHLVDRYNLYYAYLPAKLDKKIHSGAVNQVVAAPILCLFWLLFFSTMRTGFLAPTSMFTFVVLVITIVICLCHVCFGHFKYLSAHNYKIEHTETDTVDPRSNGRPPSAAAVPKSAKYIAQVLQDPEVDGDGDGGPGSSGDEPPSSSSQDEDLLMPPDGLTDADFQSCEDSLIENEIHQ from the exons tgtgGCCTCAGCTATGCACGGGGACAGTCATGACCGGTATGAGCGTCTCACATCTGTCTCCAGCTCCGTCGACTTTGACCAAAGAGACAAT GGTTTCTGTTCCTGGCTGACAGCCATCTTCAGGATAAA GGATGACGAGATCCGGGATAAATGTGGTGGCGATGCTGTGCACTACCTGTCCTTCCAGCGACATATCATTGGGCTGCTGGTGGTCGTGGGCGTCCTCTCCGTAGGCATCGTGCTGCCCGTCAACTTCTCAGGGGACCTGCTGG agaACAATGCCTACAGCTTCGGGAGAACCACCATTGCCAACTTGAAATCAGG gaacAACCTGCTCTGGCTGCACACCTCCTTCGCCTTCCTGTACCTGCTGCTCACCGTCTACAGCATGCGCAGACACACCTCCAAGATGCGCTACAAGGAGGACGACCTG GTGAAGCGGACTCTCTTCATCAACGGAATCTCCAAATATGCAGAGTCAGAGAAGATCAAGAAGCATTTTGA GGAGGCCTACCCCAACTGCACGGTTCTGGAAGCCCGCCCATGTTACAACGTGGCTCGCCTGATGTTCCTTGATGCAGAGAG GAAGAAGGCCGAGCGGGGAAAGCTTTACTTCACAAACCTCCAAAGCAAGGACAACGTCCCCACCATGATCAACCCCAAGCCCTGCGGCCACCTCTGCTGCTGTGTGGTGCAAGGCTGCGAGCAG GTGGAGGCCATTGAGTACTACACGAAGCTGGAGCAGAAGCTGAAGGAGGACTACAAGCGGGAGAAGGAGAAAGTGAACGAGAAGCCTCTCGGCATGGCTTTCGTCACCTTCCACAATGAGACCATCACCGCCAT catccTGAAGGACTTCAACGTGTGTAAGTGCCAGGGCTGCGCCTGCCGCGGGGAGCCCCGCTCCTCCTCCTGCAGCGAGTCCCTGCACATCTCCAACTGGACCGTGTCTTACGCCCCTGACCCCCAGAACATCTACTG GGAGCACCTCTCCATCCGTGGCTTCATCTGGTGGCTGCGCTGCCTGGTCATCAATGTCGTCCTTttcatcctcctcttcttcctcaccaCCCCggccatcatcatcaccaccatggACAAGTTCAATGTCACCAAGCCCGTGGAGTACCTCAAT AACCCCATCATCACCCAGTTCTTCCCCACCCTGCTGTTGTGGTGCTTCTCGGCCCTGCTCCCCACCATCGTCTACTACTCTGCCTTCTTTGAAGCCCACTGGACACG ctccggGGAGAACAGGACCACCATGCACAAGTGCTACACCTTCCTCATCTTCATGGTGCTGCTGCTGCCCTCGCTGGGACTGAGCAG cctGGACCTCTTCTTCCGCTGGCTCTTTGACAAGAAATTCTTAGCTGAGGCAGCTATTCGGTTTGA GTGCGTGTTCCTGCCGGACAACGGCGCGTTCTTCGTGAACTACGTCATTGCCTCAGCCTTTATCGGCAACGCCATGGACCTGCTGCGCATCCCGGGCCTGCTCATGTATATGATCCGGCTCTGCCTGGCGCGCTCGGCCGCCGAGAGGCGCAACGTGAAGCGG CATCAGGCCTACGAGTTCCAGTTTGGCGCAGCCTACGCTTGGATGATGTGCGTCTTCACGGTGGTCATGACCTACAGTATCACCTGCCCCATCATCGTGCCCTTCG GGCTCATGTACATGCTGCTGAAGCACCTGGTAGACAGGTACAACCTCTACTACGCCTACCTGCCGGCCAAGCTGGACAAGAAGATCCACTCAGGGGCTGTGAACCAGGTGGTTGCTGCACCCATCCTGTGCCTCTTCTGGCTCCTCTTCTTCTCCACCATGCGTACGG GGTTTCTAGCCCCCACGTCCATGTTCACATTCGTGGTCCTGGTCATCACCATTGTCATCTGTCTCTGCCACGTCTGCTTCGGACACTTCAAATACCTCAGTGCCCACAACTACAAG ATTGAGCACACGGAGACAGATACCGTGGACCCCAGAAGCAATGGACGGCCCCCCAGTGCTGCCGCTGTCCCCAAATCTGCG AAATACATCGCTCAGGTGCTGCAGGACCCAGAAGTTGacggggatggggatgggggtccTGGGAGCTCAGGGGACGAGCCCCCGTCATCCTCATCCCAAGATGAGGACCTGCTGATGCCGCCTGACGGCCTCACGGACGCAGACTTCCAGTCTTGTGAGGACAGCCTCATAGAGAATGAGATTCACCAGTAA